In Streptomyces sp. DG2A-72, one genomic interval encodes:
- the cobF gene encoding precorrin-6A synthase (deacetylating) yields the protein MRKIHVIGIGAGDPGQLTLQAVKALRSTDVFFVLDKGEVKSDLVQLRRDILDAHVPEGTYRVVAARDPERDRSAGGSAYSPAVGDWRSARADIYERMIVEDLGEHESGAFLVWGDPALYDSTLGILEEVLERGAVAFEYDVVPGISSVSALVARHRTGLNRVARPVQITTGRRLAEGFPDGVDDVVVMLDAHQAFRQYADQDMDIYWGAYIGTPDEILASGPIAEAAPRIERLRAEARERKGWIMDTYLLRRRKPEES from the coding sequence GTGCGAAAGATTCATGTCATCGGTATCGGCGCTGGCGACCCCGGCCAGCTGACCCTGCAGGCGGTCAAGGCGCTGCGGAGCACGGACGTGTTCTTCGTCCTGGACAAGGGCGAGGTGAAGTCCGACCTGGTCCAGCTCCGCCGGGACATACTCGACGCACATGTGCCCGAGGGGACGTATCGCGTGGTGGCGGCGCGCGACCCGGAGCGGGACCGGTCCGCGGGCGGCTCGGCGTACTCCCCCGCCGTCGGTGACTGGCGCAGCGCCCGTGCCGACATCTACGAGCGGATGATCGTCGAGGACCTGGGCGAGCACGAGAGCGGCGCGTTCCTGGTGTGGGGCGACCCCGCCCTGTACGACAGCACGCTCGGGATTCTCGAGGAGGTGCTGGAGCGGGGCGCGGTGGCCTTCGAGTACGACGTCGTGCCGGGCATCAGCAGTGTCTCGGCGCTCGTCGCCCGGCACCGGACGGGGCTGAACCGGGTGGCGCGGCCCGTGCAGATCACCACCGGGCGGCGGCTCGCCGAAGGTTTCCCGGACGGCGTGGACGACGTGGTCGTGATGCTCGACGCCCACCAGGCCTTCCGGCAGTACGCCGACCAGGACATGGACATCTACTGGGGCGCCTACATAGGCACACCCGACGAGATCCTCGCCTCCGGCCCGATCGCCGAGGCCGCCCCCCGCATCGAGCGGCTGCGTGCCGAGGCCAGGGAGCGCAAGGGCTGGATCATGGACACGTATCTGCTGCGGCGCCGGAAGCCGGAGGAGTCGTAG
- a CDS encoding amidohydrolase family protein, with protein MTKRTLLRAGHVISMDPGIGELPKGDVLIEDGRIAAVRPEIDADAEILDMTGRIVIPGFVDTHRHTWEASIRGVAPDATLDDYFVDVLDTFAPLYTPEDVYAANLAGSLECLNAGITTLVDWSHINNTPAHPDAAIQALTETGIRAQYAYGSANTSLADYWFDSKIAMPGDDVRRIRSTYFASDDSLLTMALATRGPGFCTNDVVTAEWALARDLGIPITVHVAMGRLAGRFGMVKQLHDLGLLGADTTYVHCCYFSEEEWQLVADSGGTVSIAPQVEEQMGHGWPPVMKAIEHGLRPSLSIDVVTTVPGDMFTQIRAAFGAERARVNADCWKANLPVPDNMLTARQMLEIATRNGAHVAGVEDRTGSLTPGKRADVVAIDATALNVAPVHDAAAAVTLSADVSNVDTVIVDGVVRKRDGRLVADVDRARRLVQESRDRLLAAKEAKSAA; from the coding sequence ATGACCAAGCGGACACTCCTGCGCGCCGGGCACGTCATCTCGATGGACCCCGGCATCGGAGAGCTGCCCAAGGGGGACGTCCTCATCGAGGACGGCCGGATCGCGGCGGTGCGGCCGGAGATCGACGCGGACGCCGAGATCCTCGACATGACCGGCCGTATCGTGATCCCCGGCTTCGTGGACACCCACCGCCACACCTGGGAGGCGTCGATCCGGGGCGTCGCCCCCGACGCCACCCTGGACGACTACTTCGTCGACGTCCTCGACACCTTCGCACCGCTCTACACCCCCGAGGACGTGTACGCCGCCAACCTCGCGGGATCGCTGGAGTGCCTGAACGCCGGCATCACGACCCTCGTCGACTGGTCGCACATCAACAACACGCCCGCCCACCCGGACGCCGCGATCCAGGCGCTCACGGAGACCGGCATCCGCGCCCAGTACGCGTACGGCAGCGCCAACACCTCGCTCGCCGACTACTGGTTCGACAGCAAGATCGCGATGCCGGGCGACGACGTACGGCGGATCCGCAGCACCTACTTCGCCTCCGACGACAGTCTGCTCACCATGGCACTGGCCACCCGCGGCCCCGGCTTCTGCACCAACGACGTCGTCACCGCCGAGTGGGCCCTCGCCCGCGACCTCGGCATCCCTATCACCGTGCATGTGGCGATGGGCCGGCTGGCGGGCCGCTTCGGCATGGTCAAGCAGCTGCACGACCTGGGGCTCCTCGGCGCCGACACCACCTACGTCCACTGCTGCTACTTCAGCGAGGAGGAGTGGCAGCTGGTCGCCGACAGCGGCGGTACGGTCTCGATCGCGCCGCAGGTCGAGGAGCAGATGGGGCACGGGTGGCCGCCCGTGATGAAGGCCATCGAGCACGGGCTGCGGCCGTCCCTGAGCATCGACGTCGTCACCACCGTGCCCGGCGACATGTTCACCCAGATCCGCGCTGCCTTCGGCGCCGAGCGAGCCCGCGTCAACGCCGACTGCTGGAAGGCCAACCTCCCGGTGCCCGACAACATGTTGACGGCACGTCAGATGCTGGAGATCGCGACCCGCAACGGCGCCCATGTCGCGGGCGTCGAGGACCGCACCGGCTCCCTGACCCCCGGCAAGCGCGCCGACGTCGTCGCGATCGACGCCACCGCGCTGAACGTCGCCCCGGTGCACGACGCGGCGGCAGCGGTGACACTGTCGGCGGACGTCTCCAACGTCGACACGGTCATCGTCGACGGCGTGGTCCGCAAGCGCGACGGCCGGCTCGTGGCCGACGTCGACCGGGCCCGGCGACTGGTCCAGGAGTCCCGCGACCGGCTCCTGGCCGCCAAGGAGGCGAAGAGCGCGGCATGA
- a CDS encoding DUF3140 domain-containing protein, with amino-acid sequence MTDALELDALWDEFHRVVNMTSQELAAWLRVSDADEETEPLPEHAGSPTGQHVLAILQKRRTDLTDDDIRVMYEVVDTVNEQADMENEPEPEETQRRHRLMTIGHDPLKA; translated from the coding sequence ATGACCGACGCCCTTGAACTCGACGCGCTGTGGGACGAGTTCCACCGCGTGGTGAACATGACCTCGCAGGAGCTGGCCGCCTGGCTCCGGGTCAGTGACGCCGACGAGGAGACCGAACCGCTTCCGGAACACGCCGGTTCACCGACCGGGCAGCATGTGCTGGCGATCCTGCAGAAGCGCCGCACCGACCTCACGGACGACGACATCCGGGTGATGTACGAGGTGGTGGACACGGTGAACGAGCAGGCGGACATGGAGAACGAGCCGGAGCCGGAGGAGACACAGCGTCGGCACCGGCTGATGACCATCGGCCACGACCCGCTCAAGGCCTGA
- a CDS encoding sulfite exporter TauE/SafE family protein, translating into MDTMTLWHITGWEFAALAAAALLVGFSKTAVSGANTVSLAIFAAVLPARASTGVLLPILIAGDVLAVLTYRRHAHWPTLWRLFPAVAAGVVGGTLFLMWADDAIVRTSIGAILLMMAAVTVWRRRKADAEAEQPDSVVTRSGRIKARSYGVLGGFTTMVANAGGPVMSMYLLSAGFRKLGFLGTSAFFFLIVNVSKVPFSVGLGLIDGNSLLLDAALVAFVVPGAFIGKWAVDRINQRLFERLVIAATVLGGLQLLLR; encoded by the coding sequence ATGGACACGATGACGCTCTGGCACATAACCGGCTGGGAATTCGCCGCCCTCGCCGCCGCCGCACTCCTCGTCGGCTTCTCGAAGACCGCGGTGAGCGGCGCCAACACGGTCAGCCTCGCGATCTTCGCGGCGGTGCTGCCCGCCCGCGCCTCCACCGGCGTACTGCTGCCGATCCTGATCGCCGGCGATGTGCTCGCCGTCCTCACCTACCGGCGGCACGCCCACTGGCCCACGCTGTGGCGGCTGTTCCCCGCGGTTGCCGCGGGCGTCGTCGGCGGCACGCTGTTCCTGATGTGGGCGGACGACGCGATCGTCCGGACGTCGATCGGGGCGATCCTGCTGATGATGGCCGCGGTGACGGTGTGGCGGCGGCGCAAGGCCGACGCGGAGGCGGAGCAGCCGGACTCGGTCGTCACCCGCTCCGGCCGGATCAAGGCCCGCTCGTACGGTGTCCTCGGCGGCTTCACCACCATGGTGGCCAACGCGGGCGGCCCGGTGATGTCGATGTACCTTCTCTCCGCGGGCTTCCGCAAGCTCGGCTTCCTCGGCACCTCCGCCTTCTTCTTCCTGATCGTCAACGTGTCCAAGGTGCCCTTCAGCGTCGGCCTCGGCCTGATCGATGGCAACTCGCTGCTCCTCGACGCCGCGCTCGTCGCGTTCGTCGTGCCCGGGGCGTTCATCGGCAAATGGGCGGTGGACCGCATCAACCAACGGCTGTTCGAGCGGCTGGTGATCGCGGCGACGGTGCTGGGCGGCCTGCAACTGCTCCTGCGCTGA
- a CDS encoding DUF309 domain-containing protein gives MGTTSSGGPVGARDRDREGRARNARPRDGLGRPLPYGEEGVARQPEGVVRSPERTVAEAQELLDAGKPFHAHEVFEDAWKSGPATERALWRGLAQLAVGLTHTARGNLTGGVRLLRRGAGAVEEWASGCGEPRPYGMDLAGVVVWARRLADDVERDGVAVDAGARAPRLRGGS, from the coding sequence ATGGGCACTACATCTTCGGGAGGGCCGGTCGGGGCGCGGGATCGGGACCGTGAGGGGCGGGCACGCAATGCCCGGCCGCGGGACGGGCTCGGGCGGCCGTTGCCGTACGGCGAGGAAGGCGTGGCGCGGCAGCCGGAGGGGGTCGTGCGCAGTCCGGAGCGGACCGTGGCCGAGGCGCAGGAGCTGCTGGATGCGGGGAAGCCGTTCCATGCGCACGAGGTCTTCGAGGACGCCTGGAAATCGGGTCCCGCGACGGAGCGCGCCCTGTGGCGGGGGCTGGCCCAGCTCGCCGTGGGGCTCACCCACACGGCCCGCGGGAATCTCACCGGCGGGGTCCGGCTGCTGCGGCGTGGGGCCGGAGCCGTCGAGGAGTGGGCGTCGGGCTGCGGGGAGCCGCGGCCGTACGGGATGGATCTCGCCGGTGTCGTGGTCTGGGCGCGGCGGCTGGCGGACGACGTGGAGCGGGACGGGGTCGCCGTCGACGCGGGGGCGCGGGCGCCCCGGCTGCGCGGGGGCTCGTAG
- a CDS encoding cupin domain-containing protein, with the protein MTKHLVRRAADVPEPPYDELGHRRRTLVGEDDGSVHTGFGLCELRPDGRVAAHVHSYEESFHVLDGTVILDVPEGSYLLEEGDYGLLPAGVPHAWRGTGDTGGRWADMLAPVPRARYGYDTQAVPALQARDPVRIDVRDPRTRSFGHFEPGQMDPGKQSQDLLAVSASMRTALLVYSGITVKMMVDSDLGAVASTMFMVQYAPDGVAGSHDHPFEETYLILEGVVDATFDGSRYRLVPGDCAWAGAGCVHGFANAGAGPVRWLETQAPQPPVRHSYRFTRDWDYLREALES; encoded by the coding sequence ATGACCAAGCACCTGGTGCGCCGAGCCGCCGACGTCCCCGAGCCGCCGTACGACGAACTCGGCCATCGGCGGCGGACGTTGGTCGGTGAGGACGACGGCAGCGTGCACACCGGCTTCGGCCTCTGCGAGCTACGGCCGGACGGCCGGGTCGCCGCCCATGTGCACTCGTACGAAGAGAGCTTCCACGTGCTCGACGGGACCGTGATCCTCGATGTGCCCGAGGGGTCCTACCTCCTCGAAGAGGGCGACTACGGCCTCCTCCCGGCCGGCGTCCCGCACGCCTGGCGCGGCACCGGGGACACGGGCGGACGGTGGGCCGACATGCTCGCCCCGGTGCCGCGGGCCCGCTACGGGTACGACACCCAGGCGGTGCCCGCGCTGCAAGCGCGCGACCCCGTCCGTATCGACGTCCGTGATCCGCGCACCCGGTCGTTCGGGCACTTCGAGCCCGGGCAGATGGACCCGGGAAAGCAGTCCCAGGATCTGCTCGCGGTCTCGGCGAGCATGCGCACCGCGCTGCTCGTCTACAGCGGCATCACCGTGAAGATGATGGTCGACAGCGACCTGGGCGCGGTCGCCTCGACGATGTTCATGGTGCAGTACGCGCCCGACGGCGTCGCGGGCAGCCACGACCACCCCTTCGAGGAGACCTATCTGATCCTGGAAGGCGTCGTGGACGCGACGTTCGACGGTTCGAGGTATCGGCTGGTGCCGGGCGACTGCGCCTGGGCGGGCGCCGGATGTGTGCACGGATTCGCCAACGCCGGTGCGGGACCCGTGCGTTGGCTGGAGACGCAGGCGCCGCAGCCGCCGGTGCGCCACTCCTACCGGTTCACGCGTGACTGGGACTATCTGAGGGAGGCCTTGGAATCATGA
- a CDS encoding Dps family protein: MTVVTSTLPEPARGIAGEALQSTLVDLLGLSLIGKQAHWNIVGPRFRSIHLQLDEVVAAARGYADTVAERAAALGLPPDGRPETIASAFTLPGPKDGWLRDTEVVQLLVDALGMAIGRLRERIDATEKPDPVTQDLLIGITRELEKQRWMFDAENWPRD; this comes from the coding sequence ATGACCGTCGTGACGAGCACGCTGCCCGAACCGGCCCGCGGGATCGCCGGGGAGGCGCTGCAGAGCACGCTCGTGGATCTGCTCGGGCTCTCACTGATCGGGAAGCAGGCGCACTGGAACATCGTGGGCCCACGGTTCCGTTCGATCCATCTTCAGCTCGACGAGGTGGTGGCGGCAGCCCGCGGCTACGCCGACACGGTCGCCGAGCGGGCCGCGGCGCTCGGTCTGCCGCCGGACGGCAGGCCCGAGACGATCGCCTCGGCGTTCACGCTGCCGGGCCCGAAGGACGGCTGGCTGCGGGACACGGAGGTCGTCCAACTGCTCGTCGACGCGCTGGGGATGGCCATCGGACGGCTGCGCGAGCGTATCGACGCGACCGAGAAGCCGGATCCGGTCACCCAGGATCTGCTGATCGGCATCACCCGCGAGCTGGAGAAGCAGCGGTGGATGTTCGACGCCGAGAACTGGCCGCGCGACTGA
- a CDS encoding cobalt-precorrin-6A reductase has product MSPHILVLGGTTEARRLAADLAARPGVHVTTSLAGRVSKPGAVEGDVRIGGFGGAAGLADWLRAHHVDALVDATHPFAESITANAAEAATATGLPLLVLRRPGWQQGPEDRWHAVTSLDAAADLLPRLGHRVFLTTGRLGLAAFAHLTDLHFVVRSVDPPEPPMPPDTEVLLSRGPFTVPDEKALLHVHRIDVLVTKDSGGQATAAKLTAARELALPVVVVRRPPLPRGVSAVPDVAGVLDRLGLGGA; this is encoded by the coding sequence ATGTCCCCGCACATCCTCGTCCTCGGTGGTACGACCGAGGCCCGCCGCCTGGCCGCCGACCTGGCGGCACGGCCCGGCGTCCACGTCACCACGTCGCTCGCGGGGCGCGTGTCGAAGCCGGGGGCGGTCGAAGGGGACGTACGCATCGGGGGTTTCGGCGGCGCGGCCGGCCTGGCCGACTGGCTGCGCGCACACCATGTGGACGCCCTCGTCGACGCCACGCACCCGTTCGCCGAGTCGATCACGGCGAACGCGGCCGAGGCGGCAACGGCGACCGGGCTGCCGCTGCTCGTCCTGCGCCGCCCGGGCTGGCAGCAGGGACCCGAGGACCGCTGGCACGCGGTCACCTCGCTGGACGCGGCGGCCGACCTGCTGCCTCGACTCGGCCACCGCGTCTTCCTCACCACCGGCCGACTCGGCCTGGCGGCCTTCGCCCACCTCACCGACCTGCACTTCGTCGTACGGTCGGTGGACCCGCCCGAACCGCCCATGCCCCCGGACACCGAAGTCCTGCTGTCCCGCGGCCCGTTCACGGTCCCCGACGAGAAAGCCCTGCTGCACGTCCACCGCATCGACGTCCTCGTCACCAAGGACAGCGGCGGGCAGGCCACCGCGGCGAAACTCACGGCCGCCCGCGAACTCGCCCTGCCGGTCGTGGTCGTACGACGCCCGCCCTTGCCACGGGGCGTCAGCGCGGTGCCTGACGTGGCGGGTGTGTTGGACCGGCTGGGTCTCGGCGGGGCGTGA
- a CDS encoding thiamine pyrophosphate-dependent dehydrogenase E1 component subunit alpha yields MDGTELLALYEQMAVIRRTEKAAHDLFLHGLVKGTTHLAAGHEAIAVGASAALRDDDYVFATYRGHHHALARGATPEECLAELMSRATGLCKAKGGSMHLTKAATGMLGSYAIVGAHLPMAAGAAWSARLRGTDQIAVAFFGDGATNIGAFHEALNLAAVWKLPVLFVCENNLYMEYTPIADVTAVARPAADRAPAYGIPGEVVDGNDVVAVQETVEPLARRARAGDGPALIEAQTYRHFGHSRADPATYRPAEEVERWLKHDPLDLARGRLVELGVAPETVTAADERARDVVEKAVEAAKAAPGPDPGEALTDVWADGGAAWRT; encoded by the coding sequence ATGGACGGCACTGAACTCCTCGCCCTGTACGAGCAGATGGCCGTCATCCGCCGTACGGAGAAGGCCGCCCACGACCTGTTCCTGCACGGCCTGGTCAAGGGCACGACCCACCTCGCCGCCGGACACGAGGCGATCGCCGTCGGCGCGAGCGCTGCCCTGCGCGACGACGACTACGTGTTCGCCACCTACCGCGGGCACCACCACGCCCTGGCACGCGGCGCCACCCCCGAGGAGTGCCTCGCCGAACTCATGAGCCGGGCCACCGGGCTGTGCAAGGCCAAGGGCGGCTCGATGCACCTCACCAAGGCGGCCACCGGCATGCTCGGCTCGTACGCCATCGTCGGCGCCCATCTGCCGATGGCGGCCGGCGCCGCATGGTCGGCCCGGTTGCGCGGTACCGACCAGATCGCGGTGGCCTTCTTCGGTGACGGCGCGACGAACATCGGTGCCTTCCACGAGGCCCTGAACCTGGCGGCCGTATGGAAGCTGCCGGTGCTGTTCGTGTGCGAGAACAACCTGTACATGGAGTACACGCCGATCGCCGACGTCACGGCGGTGGCACGCCCCGCCGCCGACCGGGCGCCCGCGTACGGCATCCCCGGCGAGGTCGTCGACGGCAATGACGTCGTCGCCGTCCAGGAGACGGTCGAGCCTCTAGCCAGGCGGGCCCGGGCCGGAGACGGGCCCGCCCTCATCGAGGCGCAGACCTACCGCCACTTCGGGCACAGCCGCGCCGACCCGGCGACCTACCGTCCAGCCGAGGAGGTCGAACGCTGGCTCAAGCACGACCCGCTGGACCTGGCCCGCGGACGGCTCGTCGAGCTGGGGGTGGCGCCGGAGACGGTCACCGCGGCGGACGAGCGCGCACGGGATGTCGTAGAGAAGGCGGTCGAGGCGGCGAAGGCCGCTCCCGGGCCCGATCCGGGTGAGGCGCTGACCGATGTGTGGGCCGACGGAGGTGCCGCATGGCGGACGTGA
- a CDS encoding HAD-IIA family hydrolase: MASVRAVLIDIDGVLTVSWRPLPGTVEALREIRSAGLPVALVTNTTSRTRASIAGTLAEAGFPVSADDILTAPAVTAAYLAEHCPGARCALLNSGDIREDLGGVEMLDEADTDTVPDVVIVGGAGPEFGYAALNRAFGHVQRGARLVAMHRNLYWRTEGGLQLDAGAFLAGLEKAARVEAEVTGKPSAAFFTSALAGLGAGADEALMIGDDIESDVLAAQRAGLTGVLVKTGKYLPETHRAASGEPDHVIDSFADLPALLGAPLEER; this comes from the coding sequence ATGGCATCCGTACGCGCCGTACTCATCGACATCGACGGAGTCCTCACCGTCTCCTGGCGGCCGCTGCCGGGCACGGTCGAGGCGCTGCGGGAGATCCGCTCGGCGGGTCTCCCGGTCGCGCTGGTCACCAATACGACGTCCAGGACCCGCGCGTCGATCGCCGGGACGCTGGCGGAGGCCGGTTTCCCGGTGTCCGCCGACGACATCCTGACCGCGCCCGCGGTCACCGCCGCGTATCTCGCCGAGCACTGTCCCGGTGCGCGGTGCGCCCTGCTGAACAGCGGGGACATCCGGGAGGACCTCGGCGGTGTGGAGATGCTGGACGAGGCGGACACGGACACCGTCCCGGATGTCGTCATCGTCGGCGGTGCCGGTCCCGAGTTCGGCTATGCGGCGCTGAACCGGGCCTTCGGGCACGTCCAGCGCGGGGCGCGGCTGGTCGCCATGCACCGCAATCTGTACTGGCGCACCGAGGGCGGGCTGCAGCTGGACGCCGGGGCCTTCCTGGCCGGCCTGGAGAAGGCGGCGCGGGTCGAGGCCGAGGTCACCGGGAAGCCGTCGGCCGCGTTCTTCACGTCGGCGCTGGCAGGGCTGGGTGCGGGCGCGGACGAGGCGCTGATGATCGGCGACGACATCGAGTCCGACGTACTGGCGGCGCAGCGGGCCGGGCTCACGGGGGTGCTGGTGAAGACCGGCAAGTATCTGCCGGAGACGCACCGGGCGGCGAGTGGCGAGCCGGACCATGTGATCGACTCGTTCGCGGACCTTCCGGCGCTGCTGGGCGCTCCGCTGGAGGAACGGTGA
- a CDS encoding alpha-ketoacid dehydrogenase subunit beta, producing MADVTAERAVGAREISYREAVAEGIAREMRRDPAVVCLGEDIGEAGGVFKTTVGLLKEFGPGRVWDTPISEQAIVGAAMGAAMTGMRPVAEIMFSDFLACCWDYLANEIPKVRYMTGGQVTVPLVVRTANGGGLGFGAQHSQATENWALTIPGLKIAAPSTPADVIGMMAAAIRSDDPVVFFEHKGLLASKGTPAPPGHVVELGSARVVREGADVTLVALASMVPVALQAAELLASEGIQAEVVDLRCLVPLDVTTVLASLARTSRLVTVEENPYQGGWGATLVSVVADEGFGLLDAPVRRVAGECVPLPFADALEEQVIPTVEKVVAAVRSLAAY from the coding sequence ATGGCGGACGTGACAGCCGAACGGGCCGTCGGCGCACGGGAGATCAGCTACCGGGAGGCGGTCGCCGAGGGCATCGCGCGGGAGATGCGGCGCGATCCGGCGGTGGTGTGCCTGGGCGAGGACATCGGTGAGGCCGGCGGGGTCTTCAAGACGACCGTCGGACTGCTGAAGGAGTTCGGCCCGGGGCGGGTGTGGGACACGCCCATCTCCGAACAGGCCATCGTGGGCGCGGCGATGGGCGCCGCGATGACCGGGATGCGACCCGTCGCGGAGATCATGTTCTCCGACTTCCTGGCCTGCTGCTGGGACTACCTCGCCAACGAGATACCCAAGGTCCGCTATATGACGGGCGGCCAGGTGACCGTGCCCCTCGTCGTGCGCACCGCCAACGGCGGCGGACTCGGCTTCGGCGCCCAGCACTCCCAGGCCACCGAGAACTGGGCGCTCACGATCCCCGGGCTGAAGATCGCGGCACCGTCGACGCCCGCCGACGTGATCGGCATGATGGCGGCGGCGATCCGCAGTGACGACCCCGTCGTCTTCTTCGAGCACAAGGGCCTGCTGGCGAGCAAGGGGACGCCTGCGCCGCCCGGTCATGTGGTCGAGCTGGGGAGCGCGAGGGTCGTACGCGAAGGCGCCGACGTGACGCTCGTGGCGCTCGCCTCGATGGTGCCGGTGGCACTCCAGGCCGCCGAACTGCTGGCGTCGGAAGGCATCCAGGCGGAGGTCGTCGACCTGCGCTGCCTCGTCCCGCTCGATGTCACCACCGTCCTCGCCTCGCTCGCCCGGACCTCGCGGCTCGTGACGGTCGAGGAGAACCCGTACCAGGGCGGCTGGGGCGCCACCCTCGTGTCGGTCGTCGCCGACGAAGGATTCGGTCTGCTGGACGCGCCCGTGCGCCGGGTGGCGGGGGAGTGCGTTCCGCTGCCGTTCGCCGATGCGCTGGAGGAGCAGGTCATCCCCACCGTAGAGAAGGTCGTGGCGGCGGTCCGCAGCCTCGCCGCGTATTGA
- a CDS encoding WhiB family transcriptional regulator, translating to MEWLRSAACVGEDPELFFPVGTSGPALRDVAEAKRVCARCPVSDECLTWALDNGQTSGVWGGTGEDERIRLLRRSRRHAARRSAP from the coding sequence ATGGAGTGGTTGCGCAGTGCGGCCTGCGTAGGAGAGGACCCTGAGCTGTTCTTCCCGGTGGGCACGTCGGGACCGGCGCTGCGGGACGTCGCGGAGGCCAAACGCGTCTGTGCCCGCTGTCCGGTCTCCGACGAGTGCCTGACGTGGGCGCTGGACAACGGCCAGACCTCGGGCGTCTGGGGCGGCACCGGTGAGGACGAACGCATTCGACTGCTCCGTAGAAGCAGACGCCACGCCGCAAGGAGGAGCGCACCATGA
- a CDS encoding SDR family oxidoreductase: MNSVLVVGGTSGIGREFARMRAERGDEVVITGRDAHRSDTLAKEIGAARGLALDLSRPGEIAAALADVGRVDHLVLAGVTRDDNLVDEYDIDAALNLVTLKLVGYTEVVHVLRTRLHDDSAIVLFGGQAKERPYPGATTVASVNAGMTGLMRALAVQLAPVRVNTVHPGVVGDSPYWLAKPEKVLAALRTETPTGRLATMADVADAVDFLLRNRSVNAAELSVDGGWLLG, encoded by the coding sequence ATGAACAGCGTCCTCGTCGTCGGCGGTACGTCAGGCATCGGCCGCGAGTTCGCCCGGATGCGCGCGGAGCGCGGGGACGAGGTCGTGATCACCGGCCGCGACGCACACCGTTCCGACACGCTGGCCAAGGAGATCGGCGCGGCTCGCGGCCTCGCCCTGGACCTGTCGCGGCCGGGCGAGATCGCCGCGGCGCTGGCCGACGTCGGCCGCGTCGACCATCTGGTGCTCGCCGGGGTCACCCGCGACGACAACCTGGTGGACGAGTACGACATCGATGCCGCACTGAACCTGGTCACGCTGAAGCTGGTCGGCTACACGGAGGTCGTGCACGTCCTGCGGACCCGGCTGCACGACGACAGCGCCATCGTGCTGTTCGGCGGACAGGCCAAGGAACGCCCCTACCCGGGGGCCACGACGGTGGCGTCCGTCAACGCCGGGATGACCGGCCTGATGCGTGCCCTCGCCGTCCAGCTCGCCCCCGTCCGCGTCAACACCGTCCATCCCGGAGTGGTGGGCGACAGCCCGTACTGGCTGGCCAAGCCGGAGAAGGTGCTGGCGGCCCTGCGCACCGAGACACCCACCGGACGGCTCGCCACGATGGCGGACGTGGCGGACGCGGTGGACTTCCTGCTGCGCAACCGGTCCGTCAACGCCGCGGAGTTGAGCGTGGACGGGGGCTGGCTGCTGGGCTGA